The following are from one region of the Pseudazoarcus pumilus genome:
- a CDS encoding pilus assembly PilX family protein — protein MSARHPVTQQAQRGLALVVSLVLLVVVTLLGVSGMQGTGLQERMSGNLYDRSLSMQAAEAALRAAEAAIRNSESGDIGSDCAADSGNLCPTIPADTFTGGAEEDDPWTNATAAFTVNEGIGSGTPQYFIEIVGDGAIDDPLGQSSSYNCLQDGDSCATADVRYYRITARSHNPATVGLENRALVVLQATVQRSL, from the coding sequence GCGCGGCCTTGCGCTGGTGGTGTCGCTGGTCCTGCTGGTCGTGGTCACGCTGCTCGGCGTGTCGGGCATGCAGGGCACGGGTCTCCAGGAGCGCATGAGCGGCAACCTGTACGACCGCTCGCTGTCGATGCAGGCCGCCGAAGCGGCGCTGCGCGCGGCCGAAGCGGCGATCCGCAACAGCGAGAGCGGCGACATCGGTTCCGATTGCGCGGCCGACAGCGGCAACCTGTGCCCCACCATCCCGGCGGACACCTTCACCGGCGGCGCCGAGGAGGACGACCCGTGGACCAATGCCACCGCGGCCTTCACGGTCAACGAGGGCATCGGCTCGGGCACGCCGCAGTACTTCATCGAGATCGTCGGCGACGGCGCCATCGACGATCCGCTCGGTCAATCGAGTTCCTACAACTGCCTGCAGGACGGTGACAGTTGCGCCACCGCCGACGTCCGCTACTACCGCATCACGGCACGCAGCCACAATCCGGCCACGGTCGGCCTCGAGAACCGCGCGCTTGTGGTACTGCAAGCGACGGTGCAACGCTCGCTGTGA
- a CDS encoding pilus assembly protein, producing MKPTLLHPQRILPFVALLASLATPAAAQVPGVAQSPLHVAGALPGNLALVPSVEYPTIISVANLDTVYDENTSYVGYFDSGKCYQYHYSNTESERHFYPVRTTANHRCTASDAPWSGNFLNWAATQTIDPFRKALTGGYRVRDEPSDNAAVRLSGTWLEKARHDRDDYGLYPNRSIQSAGGSDVISGATPFADGQYVWEQDWRGRWRQVWRYNTLHLRIAGLDNRMRFRLNNSDVNHDVGNYDSNDDCDDDACQVVVRVRVCVPGLLESNCKPYGSHWKPEGTLQEYADRMRYAVIGFLNDSDVRRDGGVLRSAMKFIGPTIRGDQGPMSNPDNTAEWDENTGVQIANPHPGEASATGGATITNSGVINYINKFGQMTNEAHKSHDPVGELYYTAIRYFRDQGNVPSYSNELTYNRADGFPVLANWDNLPSPVQHWCQANVILGIGDIYTHRDKNLPGASCSDGNEPTMPTEVSNDDRVDVVAATNQVGQMEGIGNVGNSCDFTGRGNSAFMAGLAWDARTRDNRPDLTGGKTTISTYWVDVLEAQSLEGMGRNQYALAAKYGGARVPIDFDPDDWGTTVLPDYWWHTNGETLTPFGDRGNGQAAFRRPDNFFVAGEAEQMVDSLTQAFSNIAAELTGSGTSLATTSTRLDASTRSFRAEFYSGSWRGELFSNAIDQQTGALIEPPEWIAGNKLPDWDTRNIRFHDPEGNNQGQLHKLFTRGNLNASQRALFGANETEQTRVVNFLRGDRSNEQSEGGTLRTRTGILGDIVHSEPVFVGAPNPRAFVGRSFTGSNTYANFVNTRAGRRPMVYVGANDGMLHGFDANTGVERYAFIPHQVMQNGLANLALPDYEHRFFVDGELTQLEVYFSGNPGSGWKSVLVGSLGRGGPGLFALDVTDPDNIRFLWEKTAASLASAGADVGANIGKPIIAQIADGDWRVLLGNGPNAAGTAELVMIDVEDGSVDVIDSGATGANGLSAVYTWDTTGDGFTDSAYAGDLQGNLWRFNDLAGSPSTTLLFSQAQPIQAAPLVGRNPATGVRWVFFGTGRYLDDPDKADDTVQTWYGLIDSGAVESGPLIASRDDLVEREIVAEGAIGNFTARVIEAGSAADFIDKDGWYIDLESPVNGAEGERMVVPNFFEDQVLIGTTRIPDASDVCRPSGRGFVMAINPFTGARLTRTFFDISLDGNFDAADLLDGAIVSGVGFNSGPNNPTFVGDFMQTVLDDGRVVSMRTNVATADTRRMSWREIIGN from the coding sequence ATGAAACCGACCCTGCTCCACCCGCAACGCATCCTGCCCTTCGTCGCCCTGCTCGCGTCCCTGGCGACGCCCGCCGCAGCGCAAGTCCCCGGGGTAGCCCAGTCGCCGCTGCACGTGGCCGGCGCCCTGCCGGGCAACCTGGCGCTGGTGCCATCGGTCGAGTATCCGACAATCATCAGCGTCGCCAACCTCGACACGGTCTATGACGAGAACACGAGCTACGTCGGCTATTTCGATTCGGGAAAGTGTTACCAGTACCACTACAGCAACACCGAATCGGAGCGGCACTTCTACCCGGTGCGCACCACCGCCAATCACCGTTGCACGGCATCCGACGCCCCATGGAGCGGCAATTTCCTGAACTGGGCCGCCACCCAGACCATCGACCCGTTCCGCAAGGCGCTGACCGGCGGCTATCGGGTACGCGACGAGCCGAGCGACAACGCCGCCGTGCGCCTCAGTGGTACCTGGCTGGAGAAAGCTCGCCACGACCGAGACGACTACGGGCTGTACCCCAATCGCTCGATCCAGTCGGCCGGCGGCTCAGACGTGATTTCCGGCGCCACCCCGTTCGCCGACGGACAGTACGTCTGGGAGCAGGATTGGCGCGGTCGCTGGCGGCAGGTCTGGAGGTACAACACGCTGCACCTTCGCATCGCTGGCCTGGACAACCGCATGCGCTTCCGCCTCAACAACAGCGACGTAAACCACGACGTCGGCAACTACGATTCGAACGACGACTGCGACGACGACGCCTGCCAGGTGGTGGTGCGCGTGCGCGTGTGCGTGCCCGGCCTGCTCGAATCCAACTGCAAGCCCTACGGCAGCCACTGGAAACCGGAAGGCACTTTGCAGGAATACGCCGACCGCATGCGTTACGCGGTAATCGGTTTTCTCAACGACAGCGACGTCAGACGAGACGGCGGAGTTCTGCGCTCCGCGATGAAATTCATTGGCCCGACCATACGTGGCGACCAGGGCCCGATGAGCAACCCCGACAACACGGCCGAATGGGACGAGAACACCGGCGTGCAGATCGCCAACCCACATCCCGGCGAGGCGAGCGCGACCGGTGGCGCAACCATCACCAACAGCGGTGTGATCAACTACATCAACAAGTTTGGCCAAATGACCAACGAGGCACACAAAAGCCACGACCCGGTCGGCGAACTCTACTACACGGCGATCCGCTATTTTCGCGACCAGGGCAACGTGCCGTCCTACTCGAACGAACTGACCTACAACCGCGCCGACGGCTTTCCGGTACTTGCGAACTGGGACAATCTGCCCTCTCCCGTGCAGCACTGGTGCCAGGCCAACGTGATCCTGGGCATCGGTGACATCTACACCCACCGCGACAAGAACCTGCCCGGGGCGAGTTGCTCCGACGGCAACGAACCGACGATGCCGACGGAGGTATCGAACGATGACCGTGTCGATGTCGTCGCGGCGACCAATCAGGTCGGCCAGATGGAAGGCATCGGCAACGTCGGCAACAGTTGCGACTTCACCGGTCGCGGCAACTCGGCCTTCATGGCTGGACTGGCCTGGGACGCGCGCACGCGCGACAACCGCCCGGATCTCACCGGCGGCAAGACCACCATCTCCACCTACTGGGTGGACGTGCTCGAAGCCCAGTCGCTCGAGGGCATGGGCCGTAATCAGTACGCGCTGGCGGCCAAGTATGGCGGCGCGCGCGTACCCATCGACTTCGACCCGGACGACTGGGGCACGACCGTGCTGCCCGACTACTGGTGGCACACCAACGGCGAGACGCTCACTCCCTTCGGAGACCGCGGCAACGGCCAGGCTGCCTTCAGGCGCCCGGACAACTTCTTCGTCGCGGGCGAGGCCGAGCAGATGGTCGACAGCCTCACCCAGGCCTTCTCCAACATCGCGGCGGAGCTGACCGGTTCGGGCACGTCGCTGGCGACCACGTCGACGCGGCTCGACGCGAGCACGCGCAGTTTCCGCGCCGAGTTCTACAGCGGTTCGTGGCGCGGCGAGCTGTTCTCCAACGCCATCGACCAGCAGACCGGCGCACTGATCGAGCCGCCGGAGTGGATAGCCGGCAACAAGCTGCCCGACTGGGACACGCGCAATATCCGCTTCCACGACCCTGAGGGCAATAACCAGGGGCAACTGCACAAGCTGTTCACGCGCGGGAATCTGAACGCAAGCCAGCGCGCGCTGTTCGGCGCCAACGAGACGGAACAGACGCGTGTCGTCAACTTCCTGCGTGGCGACCGCTCCAACGAACAGTCCGAAGGCGGCACGCTGCGCACGCGTACCGGCATTCTCGGCGACATCGTGCATTCCGAGCCGGTCTTCGTCGGCGCGCCCAACCCGCGTGCCTTCGTCGGACGCAGTTTCACCGGCTCCAACACGTACGCGAACTTCGTCAACACCCGCGCAGGACGCCGGCCAATGGTCTACGTCGGCGCCAACGACGGCATGCTGCATGGCTTCGATGCCAACACCGGCGTCGAGCGCTACGCCTTCATCCCCCATCAGGTCATGCAGAACGGCCTGGCCAACCTGGCCTTGCCCGATTACGAACACCGCTTCTTCGTCGACGGCGAGCTGACGCAGCTGGAAGTCTATTTTTCCGGCAACCCGGGCAGCGGCTGGAAATCCGTACTGGTCGGTTCGCTCGGGCGCGGCGGCCCCGGCCTGTTCGCGCTCGACGTCACCGACCCCGACAACATCCGTTTCCTGTGGGAGAAGACCGCAGCCAGCCTGGCCTCGGCCGGGGCCGACGTGGGTGCGAACATCGGCAAGCCCATCATCGCCCAGATCGCCGATGGCGACTGGCGCGTGCTCTTGGGCAACGGCCCCAACGCCGCCGGCACGGCCGAGCTGGTCATGATCGACGTCGAGGACGGCAGCGTCGACGTCATCGATTCGGGTGCTACGGGCGCCAACGGCCTGTCCGCGGTGTATACTTGGGACACCACCGGCGACGGCTTCACCGACTCGGCATACGCCGGCGACCTGCAGGGCAACCTGTGGCGGTTCAACGATCTGGCGGGCTCTCCCTCGACGACGCTGTTGTTCAGTCAGGCGCAACCGATCCAGGCCGCCCCGCTGGTCGGGCGCAACCCGGCCACCGGCGTGCGCTGGGTGTTCTTCGGCACCGGCCGCTATCTCGACGACCCGGACAAGGCCGACGATACCGTGCAGACCTGGTACGGGCTGATCGATTCCGGCGCGGTCGAGAGCGGACCGCTGATCGCCTCGCGCGACGATCTGGTCGAGCGCGAGATCGTCGCCGAAGGCGCCATCGGCAACTTCACGGCACGCGTCATCGAAGCGGGCTCGGCCGCCGACTTCATCGACAAGGACGGCTGGTACATCGACCTCGAATCCCCGGTCAACGGTGCCGAGGGCGAGCGCATGGTCGTGCCCAACTTCTTCGAGGATCAGGTACTGATCGGCACCACGCGCATTCCCGACGCCAGCGACGTGTGCCGCCCGTCCGGCCGCGGCTTCGTCATGGCCATCAATCCCTTCACCGGCGCGCGACTGACGCGCACCTTCTTCGACATCAGCCTCGATGGCAACTTCGACGCAGCCGACCTGCTCGACGGCGCCATCGTCTCCGGCGTGGGCTTCAACAGCGGGCCCAACAATCCGACCTTCGTCGGCGACTTCATGCAGACCGTGCTCGACGACGGCCGCGTGGTGAGCATGCGCACCAACGTCGCCACCGCCGATACGCGCCGCATGTCCTGGCGCGAAATCATCGGAAACTGA
- a CDS encoding type IV pilin protein, with the protein MTRHPLPRQAGFTLIELMIAVAIVGILLAVAFPSYQQHVAKSYRGKALACVVEHAQFMERFYTSNMTYVGAAPNLGCTTENDLDTRYTLAVNIVDQRNYTVTATPLGQQAKLEARCGTLSLDQSGQRGASGSAGVAGCW; encoded by the coding sequence ATGACCCGACATCCGCTTCCGCGCCAAGCCGGTTTCACGCTGATCGAACTGATGATCGCGGTGGCCATCGTCGGCATCCTGCTCGCGGTGGCCTTCCCGTCCTACCAGCAGCATGTCGCCAAGTCCTATCGTGGCAAGGCGCTGGCCTGCGTGGTCGAACATGCGCAGTTCATGGAGCGCTTCTACACCAGCAACATGACCTACGTCGGCGCCGCGCCCAACCTGGGCTGCACCACCGAGAACGACCTCGATACGCGCTATACCCTCGCCGTCAACATCGTCGACCAGCGCAACTACACCGTGACGGCCACGCCGCTGGGCCAGCAGGCCAAGCTGGAAGCACGTTGCGGCACGCTCTCGCTCGACCAGTCCGGCCAGCGCGGCGCGAGCGGTTCGGCCGGCGTTGCCGGCTGCTGGTAG
- the pilV gene encoding type IV pilus modification protein PilV, protein MTYKALLHGRSFPPRSTRRRDERGASMIEVLVSMFVLALGLLGFAGMQMAGIKSNHSAQVRSQATLLAYDLADRMRGARDAALDGDYDDDGNSEDRRDWNDELVRRLGAGASASVTRNEANVTISISWNDQRGDIRVAPATDDGGEGETPPEGDTPYPGTDPDIAMAQAEAAPDEPESDDESTEDDHVIFAYSTEI, encoded by the coding sequence ATGACATACAAGGCACTCCTGCATGGTCGGTCGTTTCCTCCACGCTCGACACGTCGCCGCGACGAGCGCGGTGCGAGCATGATCGAAGTGCTGGTCTCGATGTTCGTGCTCGCGCTCGGTCTGCTGGGCTTTGCCGGCATGCAGATGGCAGGCATCAAGAGCAATCACAGCGCCCAGGTGCGCTCGCAGGCCACGCTGCTGGCCTACGACCTGGCCGACCGCATGCGCGGTGCGCGCGACGCGGCCCTGGATGGCGACTACGACGACGATGGCAACAGCGAGGATCGCCGCGACTGGAACGACGAACTCGTGCGCCGCCTGGGCGCCGGGGCCTCGGCCAGCGTCACGCGCAACGAGGCCAACGTCACGATAAGCATTTCCTGGAACGACCAGCGCGGCGACATCCGGGTCGCCCCCGCGACCGACGACGGGGGCGAGGGCGAAACACCCCCGGAAGGCGACACCCCGTATCCGGGCACCGATCCCGACATCGCGATGGCGCAGGCCGAGGCGGCCCCGGATGAACCCGAATCCGACGACGAATCGACCGAGGACGATCACGTCATCTTCGCCTACAGCACGGAAATCTGA
- a CDS encoding PilW family protein, whose translation MRCAQHGLSLTELMIALLLGSILVVGSVSLFTGASTTHRATEALSRAQESGRIAIDLLGAELRQAGYSAACDEPNNLLDNESEAWRAEVFDLTRAVFGWNGDPDGLGLSHQLADTGALLIKHAAASSGAMVSGETASNHSSVNLTGASGVNEDQIVLIADTQGCDLFQNRSNENASALSRGVGNNPGNKIPGSNAFSHAYGEDMDIQLFSSNVYYVGRKAGQAPALWRKPFSRGASPVQELIEGISHLFVCYGIDADEDELVDSLASVDAVDDWDRVRSVRITVVAVGPNPGTAEQPQAVTIAGCDGDDEIVDIPERRHAAVFSTSFALRNRLPVL comes from the coding sequence ATGCGGTGCGCTCAGCACGGCCTCTCGCTCACCGAACTGATGATTGCGCTGTTGCTGGGCAGCATCCTGGTGGTCGGCAGCGTCTCGCTGTTCACCGGGGCCAGCACCACGCATCGCGCCACCGAAGCCCTGTCGCGCGCCCAGGAGAGCGGGCGCATCGCCATCGACCTGCTCGGCGCGGAACTGCGTCAGGCAGGCTACAGCGCCGCCTGCGACGAGCCCAACAATCTGCTGGACAACGAATCGGAAGCCTGGCGTGCCGAGGTCTTCGACCTCACCCGCGCGGTGTTCGGCTGGAATGGCGACCCGGACGGGCTCGGCCTGAGCCACCAGCTCGCCGACACCGGCGCCCTGCTGATCAAGCATGCGGCGGCATCGTCCGGTGCCATGGTCAGCGGCGAGACGGCAAGCAACCACAGCAGCGTCAACCTCACCGGCGCCAGCGGTGTGAACGAGGATCAGATCGTGCTGATCGCCGACACGCAGGGCTGCGACCTGTTCCAGAACCGCAGCAACGAAAACGCCAGCGCCCTGTCGCGCGGGGTCGGCAACAACCCCGGCAACAAGATACCGGGCAGCAATGCCTTCAGTCACGCCTATGGCGAAGACATGGATATCCAGCTTTTCAGTTCCAACGTCTATTACGTCGGCCGCAAGGCTGGCCAGGCACCGGCGCTTTGGCGCAAGCCCTTCTCGCGCGGCGCCTCACCCGTGCAGGAGCTGATCGAGGGCATCTCGCACCTGTTCGTGTGCTACGGCATCGACGCCGACGAGGACGAACTCGTCGACAGTCTTGCCTCCGTCGATGCCGTGGACGACTGGGACCGCGTGCGCTCCGTACGCATCACCGTCGTCGCGGTCGGCCCCAACCCCGGCACGGCCGAGCAGCCGCAGGCCGTCACCATCGCCGGCTGCGACGGCGATGACGAGATCGTCGACATCCCGGAGCGGCGCCACGCCGCGGTGTTCTCCACCTCCTTCGCCTTGCGCAACCGCCTGCCCGTGCTATGA
- a CDS encoding pilus assembly PilX family protein has protein sequence MTSARLPLANRGIVLVTTLILLLIMSVLGISALRATTLEERMSGNWRDRNLALQAAEAGLRAGERFIGPLAVAPTPRAYPCPADQSCEVFDPADSAKRPTEDGLMSSNPADREEWVEQSREYDSNDDGRDVPGVAALPRYLIEHRGHIRDHLVTGFGSAHETGRDQYRITARGTGQTAVARSVLQSLYIKRYN, from the coding sequence ATGACATCCGCCCGCCTACCGCTCGCCAACCGCGGCATCGTGCTGGTCACCACGCTGATCCTGCTGCTGATCATGTCGGTGCTCGGCATCAGCGCACTGCGCGCGACCACGCTCGAGGAACGCATGTCGGGCAACTGGCGCGACCGCAACCTCGCCCTGCAGGCGGCCGAGGCCGGTCTGCGCGCTGGCGAACGCTTCATCGGCCCGCTCGCCGTCGCCCCCACCCCGCGCGCCTACCCCTGCCCGGCCGACCAGTCATGCGAAGTGTTCGACCCGGCCGACAGCGCCAAACGCCCCACCGAAGACGGCCTGATGTCGTCCAACCCGGCCGACCGCGAAGAGTGGGTCGAACAGTCGCGCGAATACGACAGCAACGACGACGGCCGCGACGTACCGGGCGTGGCCGCCCTGCCCCGTTACCTGATCGAGCACCGCGGCCACATCCGCGACCATCTCGTCACCGGCTTCGGCTCCGCGCACGAAACCGGGCGCGACCAGTATCGCATCACCGCGCGCGGCACCGGTCAGACGGCGGTGGCGCGCTCGGTCCTGCAATCCCTCTACATCAAGCGCTACAACTGA
- a CDS encoding pilus assembly protein, producing the protein MPTLRPLALAAAIALPAHAGPLALSDAPLGISSSIEPNVMLLMDTSGSMEFILWAADYDRGTKYTPWQYRSGRNWRDLGTSGTITPDDVSTSSCDDGFKRFRKDSDTSSVCIKLPDPVGGGETRYHVNYLNYLLNTYENNASLKAAIDNGTVPDLDRMSVARNVADHIVRNTHGMRFGLARFNRYQGARILADCGATTDTLTSTIGDMRAEGFTPLGESLYEVTRYFRGIDSHYNSDTKYTSPIQYRCQKNFTVVITDGMPTYDSSYPDDDPADPEGKLPDWDGLSPETSSSDFPDFPQYSDGFNPASNTSAEGHALFLDDIAKFAWDIDMRTSGTDAAGMSFDDPQFARQNMHTYTVGFLAANQMLRDAAEYGHGQYYTANDAEELSTVLEQALRNIQAQTGSAASAAASTGFVSTGTRLYFGGYNSADWSGDLVAFDIESDLASANYGRPVHIAWSAAEQMPVADARTIVTQVDGEAAAFRWDSFEPEQKDAWFQNNPTFIDYIRGVHQAGLRPRASKLGDIIHSAPVFVGAPNMRYPDGLESGASYDQFKRDNANRPEMIYVGANDGMLHGFDAETGQERLAFVPEAVLPELRHLADPDYRLNHRYYVDGSPTVADAYIGERWRTLLVGGLNKGGQSVYALDVTEPQNFAENAADDIVLWEFTDPDLGYSFSQPAIVRLQDGTWAAVFGNGYNNTEEDDDPSATGNAVLFVVDLASGALIRKLDTGVGMAGDPSGDDRPNGLATVAPVDDTGNRRIDFIYAGDLFGNLWRFDLRQAAPASWSLRRLFLACSSQPCDDADRQPITSRPSVVRHPTGRGRIVLFGTGKYLEPADKIAADTGLQSFYGIWDEDNNVGASRGNLLTQSILSEQTLSFTTPQNSTVSYRLRATTSERASWSEHRGWLLDFQSPAGTLHGERQITHSIVRNGRVIFTTLIPSEDPCRPGGDSWLMELNAASGGRLSYAPFDLNLDRRFTIGDHMSVGEGDDAVWMPPSGLLVDGGATATPAVLVGEDGAEYKQLSTASGLRTVRENPGPNDVGRQSWREIIQ; encoded by the coding sequence ATGCCGACCCTGCGCCCCCTCGCCCTCGCCGCCGCCATCGCCCTGCCCGCCCACGCCGGCCCGCTGGCCCTGTCCGATGCGCCGCTGGGCATCTCCAGCTCGATCGAGCCCAACGTGATGCTGCTGATGGATACCTCCGGCAGCATGGAATTCATACTGTGGGCGGCGGACTACGACCGCGGAACCAAGTACACGCCATGGCAATACCGCTCCGGCCGAAATTGGCGAGATCTGGGCACCAGCGGCACCATCACCCCAGACGACGTTTCCACAAGTTCCTGTGACGACGGCTTCAAGCGCTTTCGCAAAGACAGTGACACAAGTTCAGTGTGCATCAAGCTGCCGGACCCGGTGGGAGGCGGCGAAACCCGCTATCACGTCAATTACCTGAACTACCTGCTCAACACCTACGAGAACAACGCCAGTCTGAAAGCGGCTATCGACAACGGAACCGTTCCGGATCTCGACCGCATGTCGGTCGCGCGCAATGTTGCGGACCACATCGTGCGGAACACACATGGGATGCGCTTCGGCCTCGCGCGCTTCAACCGCTACCAGGGCGCAAGAATCCTCGCCGACTGCGGCGCAACCACCGACACTCTCACGTCGACCATCGGCGACATGCGCGCCGAGGGCTTTACGCCACTGGGCGAGAGCCTCTACGAAGTCACCCGCTATTTCCGCGGCATCGACAGCCACTACAACAGCGACACCAAATACACCAGTCCCATCCAGTATCGCTGTCAGAAGAACTTCACCGTCGTCATCACCGACGGCATGCCCACCTACGACAGCAGCTATCCGGACGACGACCCGGCCGACCCCGAGGGCAAGCTGCCCGACTGGGACGGCCTCAGCCCCGAGACCTCGAGCAGCGACTTCCCCGACTTTCCGCAGTACTCGGACGGCTTCAATCCCGCCAGCAACACCAGTGCCGAAGGCCATGCGCTGTTTCTCGACGACATCGCCAAGTTCGCGTGGGACATCGACATGCGCACCAGCGGCACGGACGCGGCCGGCATGAGCTTCGACGACCCGCAGTTCGCGCGTCAGAACATGCACACCTACACGGTCGGATTCCTGGCTGCCAACCAGATGCTTCGTGATGCGGCCGAATACGGACATGGCCAGTACTACACTGCGAACGACGCCGAGGAACTCAGCACCGTACTCGAGCAAGCCCTGCGCAACATCCAGGCACAGACCGGCTCGGCCGCCTCGGCGGCGGCCAGCACGGGCTTCGTCAGCACCGGCACGCGCCTGTACTTCGGTGGCTACAACAGCGCCGACTGGAGCGGCGATCTGGTGGCGTTCGACATCGAGAGCGATCTCGCCAGCGCGAACTACGGACGGCCCGTGCACATCGCGTGGAGTGCGGCCGAACAGATGCCTGTCGCGGATGCACGCACCATCGTCACACAGGTCGACGGCGAAGCCGCAGCGTTTCGCTGGGACAGCTTCGAGCCCGAGCAAAAGGACGCGTGGTTCCAGAACAACCCGACCTTCATCGACTACATCCGTGGCGTCCACCAGGCGGGCCTGCGTCCGCGGGCATCGAAGCTCGGCGACATCATCCACTCCGCGCCGGTGTTCGTCGGCGCGCCCAACATGCGCTACCCCGACGGCCTGGAAAGTGGTGCGTCCTACGACCAGTTCAAGCGTGACAATGCCAACCGCCCGGAGATGATCTACGTCGGCGCCAACGACGGCATGCTGCACGGATTCGACGCCGAGACCGGCCAGGAACGCCTCGCCTTCGTCCCCGAAGCGGTTCTGCCCGAGCTGCGCCATCTGGCCGACCCCGATTACCGCCTGAACCACCGCTACTACGTCGACGGCTCGCCCACCGTGGCCGACGCCTACATCGGTGAGCGCTGGCGCACGCTGCTGGTGGGCGGGCTCAACAAGGGCGGCCAGTCGGTGTATGCGCTCGACGTCACCGAACCGCAGAACTTCGCCGAGAACGCAGCCGACGACATCGTGCTGTGGGAGTTCACCGACCCGGATCTGGGCTACAGCTTCAGCCAGCCGGCCATCGTGCGGCTGCAGGACGGTACCTGGGCGGCGGTGTTCGGCAACGGCTACAACAACACCGAAGAGGACGACGACCCCAGCGCCACCGGCAACGCCGTGCTGTTCGTCGTCGATCTGGCCAGCGGCGCGCTGATCCGCAAGCTCGACACCGGCGTCGGCATGGCCGGCGACCCGAGCGGGGACGATCGCCCCAACGGGCTGGCCACGGTGGCACCGGTCGACGACACCGGAAACCGTCGCATCGACTTCATCTACGCCGGGGATCTGTTCGGCAACCTGTGGCGCTTCGATCTGCGCCAGGCCGCGCCCGCAAGCTGGAGCCTGCGCCGACTGTTCCTCGCCTGCAGCAGCCAACCGTGCGACGACGCCGACCGTCAGCCCATCACCAGCCGACCGTCGGTGGTCCGCCATCCCACCGGGCGCGGGCGCATCGTGCTGTTCGGCACCGGGAAATATCTGGAGCCGGCCGACAAGATCGCCGCCGACACCGGCCTGCAGAGCTTCTACGGCATCTGGGACGAGGACAACAACGTCGGCGCCAGCCGTGGCAACCTGCTGACGCAATCCATCCTCTCGGAACAGACACTCAGCTTCACGACCCCGCAGAACAGTACCGTGTCCTACCGGCTGCGCGCCACGACCAGTGAGCGGGCAAGCTGGAGCGAACATCGCGGCTGGCTTCTCGACTTCCAGTCGCCCGCGGGCACGCTGCACGGCGAGCGGCAGATCACCCACTCCATCGTGCGCAACGGCCGCGTGATCTTCACCACGCTGATTCCCAGCGAAGACCCCTGTCGCCCCGGTGGCGACAGCTGGCTGATGGAACTGAACGCCGCCAGCGGCGGGCGACTCAGCTACGCCCCGTTCGACCTGAATCTGGACCGGCGCTTCACGATTGGCGACCACATGAGCGTGGGCGAAGGCGACGACGCGGTGTGGATGCCACCCTCCGGCCTGCTCGTCGATGGCGGCGCGACCGCCACACCGGCCGTGCTGGTGGGCGAGGACGGCGCCGAATACAAGCAGTTGTCCACCGCCAGCGGCCTGCGCACGGTACGCGAGAACCCCGGCCCCAACGACGTTGGCCGCCAGAGCTGGCGAGAAATCATCCAATGA
- a CDS encoding type IV pilin protein → MTRSARRRGGFSLIELMITVAILAIIVAIAWPTYTEQIRKSRRVEAQRALLELAHHLEREFSRSGSYANATLPFDRVPFDIPGPYYTIAFVGELQADSWTLVAQPVGVMRDDPCGSFYVTHTGRRAQGDAPSNPLDPECWSN, encoded by the coding sequence ATGACGCGCAGCGCCCGAAGACGGGGCGGCTTCTCGCTGATCGAGCTGATGATCACCGTGGCCATACTCGCGATCATCGTGGCGATCGCCTGGCCCACCTACACCGAACAGATCCGCAAGAGCCGCCGCGTCGAGGCCCAGCGCGCATTGCTGGAACTGGCCCACCACCTCGAACGCGAATTCAGCCGCAGTGGCAGCTACGCGAACGCAACCCTGCCGTTCGACCGCGTGCCGTTCGACATCCCCGGTCCGTATTACACGATTGCCTTCGTCGGGGAGTTGCAAGCCGATTCGTGGACCCTCGTCGCACAGCCGGTCGGGGTCATGCGCGACGACCCCTGCGGCAGCTTCTACGTCACCCACACCGGCCGCCGCGCCCAGGGCGACGCCCCCTCCAACCCGCTCGACCCCGAGTGCTGGTCGAACTGA
- a CDS encoding toxin-antitoxin system TumE family protein encodes MNNTHAVPILKERIRVGDDRFIEIVIWSAPMPIPPTTHGYKYRLAFVVGETCVVRYDNERGKGDHKHIGALETPYAFTTLDQLLEDFWADVGRFGG; translated from the coding sequence ATGAACAACACGCACGCCGTTCCAATCCTCAAGGAACGCATCCGCGTCGGCGATGACCGCTTCATCGAGATCGTCATCTGGTCTGCACCCATGCCGATTCCGCCGACCACGCATGGCTACAAGTACCGGCTGGCGTTCGTGGTGGGCGAAACCTGCGTGGTGCGCTACGACAACGAACGCGGCAAGGGTGACCACAAGCACATCGGTGCGCTGGAAACGCCCTATGCGTTCACTACGCTCGATCAACTGCTCGAAGATTTCTGGGCGGACGTTGGGCGATTTGGAGGCTGA